GTCACTGCCCATATGTGACTGTGGGGCTGTGTTCACCCCCTAGGGACACAGGACAGAGACCAAATAGGAGGACAGGCTGCGGACACAGGGTCGAGCTTTGTTCCTGCAGCCCCCCATCCTCACAGCTCAGCTGGGCCCAGGGTTTTGCATGGACAACACTGGGGATCTCACCGAGTAAGAATTCTTCCTCTTGTTTGGATCTCCAGCACATATCTGCGTGATGGGGTTGTAGTTTCTGAAGCGAGCGATACATTTCTCCTCACTTTGGACTTCAAGGTCCACCTCCTGTAGTTTGTCTGCAGAGGGCATATCTACCTCCAGTCGCCCCCAGCCGGCCACACTGCACATCATCCCTGGATTCACCTTCTGCCAGCACCTGGGCAGATTGATGGGGCTCACTGCATCCGTCATGTCAGCCTTCCAAGCCAGCTGAAGGTAGAGGACAAGCATTCTCACCTACTGATGGCCCACAGAGGCTGCACGACAGTCATGGGGTTGCCTCCTCACAGCCCTGGGACCACGGAGGGTGGCACAGGAGGAGGGTCAGGAATGAGGTCATGGGGGATGCAGGGCCCTGGATGGAAGGGTCCCGGAGTCAGTGCAGCCACGGGTCCCACCTGCAGTAACATGATGTCGTTGGCCCAAGTCTTATCATTATACCATGGATGCAGCATGGCTCTTCTCACTGGGATGACCTGCTGGGTCCTCTCTTGTTCCCTGATGTTGTGGGCCCCCAGGGTAACATTGATTGAGCTGCACAGAGAGCAGAGAGGGAGCATATGTCACAGGAGAAATGGTTCAGAGGCCAGTAGGAAAGAGCACAGCTTAAGACAGGGCGGGACTGGAGGGGAGAGAATTCTAGGCGATGGGCCTGGGGCTGAGCATCTTTGAGCTGTCTGCTTGCTGGCAGCTGAAACAGGATGGCAGTTCCTGGAGTCTGCAGAGGGTGTTCAGTCTTATACAAGCTTGACTGTCTCTAGGGAAACATGAATTTCTCACACGTGCACCCTGGGCTGCAAAGCACAACTTTAGCTTCCTTCCATTCCAGGTCTGGTCAGTTGCTTCTCCTCATGTGCCACTGGCATGCCCTTGGCCCTCTCCCCTAAAGCTCACCTGGCCTTTGAAAAGCTTCCTACATTCTCTGGGAGGGGTCAACAGAGGGTGGGGGCCCAGGCATTGCTCCTCACCTTCCCAAGCAGTGAGCTGCTGTCAGCACAAAGTCCTCACACACGAGGAAACCCCCACAGAAGAAAATGTCTTCTGAAACCTGGTATTCAACAAATGCCATGTAGGGATGGGAGTGTGGCTTGGCCTCATGGCCCCCGATGATTTTCCCTGAAAGAAAGATAACAGACTGCCCGCTGTGCTCATGGAGGCAAAAGCTGAAGAGGGGAGATGAGACCAAGGTTGCTGGTCTCTGAGAAAATTCAACCTGAGTTCAGAAATTTCCTTAGATGGACCAGGGCCAGAATGTGCACGAGTGTAGCATCTAAGCAGGTCTGTCCATGTGGGGTGGGTCTGGGAATCTGAGGGTGGGACCATCACTCACCTGCCTCCCCAATGGGGAACAGAAGAAGGGCTGCCAGGAGTAAAAATAGGACCATCTCTCCAGGAAGGCTGATCAGATCTGAACAGCTGCTGCTTCCTTCTGGTCTTTTAACCCTGAGTATTTCCTCTGCTGTGGTGGCCGTTATCACAGTAGGCTTCTCAGAAAGTGTCCCTCCACTGTTTGATCAAGTCTTGGGGTTCCAGTGGAGTAAGAAGTTAACGAAAGCCTCTGATAAGTTCTTATCTGTGGGGTGGTGGGGATACTGCATCAGCAGATCTCCGGTCCCTGAGTCCCAGAAACCTGGGCTTCATGATGATAGATCAAAGAATGTCTTCATTTCTGTGGTTCTCCTTAGATCATCACAGTGATTGTGTCTTGGGCCTCTTTGTGTGAGAGACTGTGGGAAACACTGAAGATAAGCTCTATTGCTTCTGGTGGAGGAGAGCTTGCCATCATGATCAGATAAGAACAGTGAGATTAAGGGTGTGGTATGGCCAgaatggtgtgaaagtgctgctgaaGAGGGCTTATTCCAGTTACTAAATGACTAGTGGTTTAAAATAACGCCAACATTGCTTGACCCATGAATCTGCAATTTGCTCATGGTACAATGTGGACAGTACCCCTCTGCTCCCATTGGAGTCAGGGAAGCTTGAAGCCCAGAAGCTAAATCACTTGAAGGCTCCCTCACACTTGCCCAGTGGTTGCTGCTGGCTGTCCTTTGGGCACATTGGTTTCTTGCCACGGGGTCCCCTCATGTCATCTCACTTCATGGAATTTTTTGGCTCCATCCAAACACAGTGTCTGCCTCCCCCAGAGTGAGCATCTCCTAAAAAGTGAACCATCTAGAACCTGTGTTCTTTTCATTACCTAGACTTCGATTCTAACATCCATTCTACCATGTCTACTGCTTGGGACAATTAAGAGCAAGAACTTTCACCAGATTAAAAAGGAAGGGCCCTAGACCCCACCTCCCAGCAGGAGGTGAAATATTGCAGTCATGGAAGAAGAGCCTGTGGGATGGAGAACACAATGGAGGTCATATCTGCACCATGCAGATGCGGAAAGGCATGGAATTGAAAAAATTGTTGTTTCTAAACATCTTGATCCCAAGCCTCTTGAAAAGTAACAACatcttagttaaaaaaaagttgATGGTCAGTAGATatttgccatcacttcatgggcaaatagatggggaaacagtggaaacagtggctgactttatttttctgggctccaaaatcactgcagatggtgagtgcagccatgaatttaaaagacccttactccttggaaggaaagttatgaccaacctagacagcatattaaaaagcagagacattactgtgccaacaaaggcccatctagtcaaggctgtggtttctccagtggtcatgtctggatgtgagagttggactataaagaaagctgagcacagaagaattgatgtttttgaactgtggtgttggagaagactcttgagagtcccttggactgcaaggagattccaccagtccatcctaaaggagatctgtccttggtgttcattggaaggagtgatgttgaagctgaaactccaatactttggccacctgatgcgaagagctgactcactggaaaaggccctgatactgggaaagattgagggtaggaggagaaggggacgatggaggatgagatggttagatggcatcactgattcaatggtcatgggtttgggtgaactctgggtgttgttgatggacagggtgacctggtatgctgcggttcatggggtcgcaaagagtcagacatgactgagcaactgaactgaactgaactgaactggtggtcAATAATGATTCGGGCTGGAAAGTCACAGTGAGCCAAGGGGTCTCCTCAGACCACATGTGCTCAGAACCATGCACTGGGTGGCCTGGATATCAGATTACATGTGCTGTGAGGAaggttcaaggatcaactgtaaaTCATAAGCAAAATCAGAATGGAAACCAAATGAATAGGAATTCAAAATGGTAAGTAATGATGAAAATATGGTAAAATCTGTTGGCTATGTGTGAATAAAAACAAACTTGACCACTTAACTAATTCTCTAATTTCTCTAACTAATTGAAAGGTAAAACATGAAAACTTTGAATATAGGAGAATTTCTTTATACATTTAGCCTTGGAAAAACAAATTAATACAAGATATAAAAAGGACTATCGATAATGATGGACAAATtgatccacattaaaaatttGTTGGGTATGTAAGAATCAAGATAATTCTATTCCTAAAGACATTATTGAGATAGTGAAAATTATAGACACAGGATGGGTGAACTAAGGAAGAGTTTTATctgaaagatatatatatgtatatatacattcataaaTCTTATCTATGCTAACCTCTAGGTCACAGAGAAGTGAACAATTTTGAAAATCTACATGGAATTACAAATCCCTAGAAAATATAACTTAAGGAACATAATCAGGAAGTTTGAATTTTCCTATAAACTTTACATGAATTGATTCTGTTTTCAAAGATAGTCCATCAAGGACAGCCACAGGCTCACAAGAATTCTCTGGAAAtctttgaaaacaatttaaagaatGGTATACAATTTTGGCTGGCAACTATATCCCACTCATCTCCCTTATGAGACTTCAAAACCTAGATGACAAACCCAGTGATGACAATATGGGAGGAGAACTTTACAGGTTAATGTTATTCCGGTGTTGATGCAATCC
The window above is part of the Dama dama isolate Ldn47 chromosome 13, ASM3311817v1, whole genome shotgun sequence genome. Proteins encoded here:
- the LOC133067950 gene encoding mast cell protease 1A-like — its product is MVLFLLLAALLLFPIGEAGKIIGGHEAKPHSHPYMAFVEYQVSEDIFFCGGFLVCEDFVLTAAHCLGSSINVTLGAHNIREQERTQQVIPVRRAMLHPWYNDKTWANDIMLLQLAWKADMTDAVSPINLPRCWQKVNPGMMCSVAGWGRLEVDMPSADKLQEVDLEVQSEEKCIARFRNYNPITQICAGDPNKRKNSYSGDSGGPLVCDGVAQGIVSYGRDDGTTPDVYTRISSFLPWIQTTMRQYKCQGSA